A genomic segment from Spinacia oleracea cultivar Varoflay chromosome 3, BTI_SOV_V1, whole genome shotgun sequence encodes:
- the LOC110804019 gene encoding transcription termination factor MTEF18, mitochondrial isoform X1, protein MGHFHKLKLHLIIRWVSSNFSPSPLKSSPNYPIFRYNFPLYCNYNVQHYSNLISPMDVNFNQIEDIDNSSCNNGEAMPRISRSTQKEAQGALLDYLHSTRNIPFLDAQYVSENSPCFLRKLVDNVNNEPDIRRGVARFLQFRTINEFEPFFESIGLEPCEFVPLLPGDLMFLSDEDGLLDNCHVLYDYGVSRGSIGRVYMGAREVFRYGSGVLVSKLRDFEELGLSKSVIAKAIIYHPSLLIDGVGKEFFKVVSRLQFIGCEYDWVEQHLLENASYNWIQIFELLQLLNDIGCENKELGYLLRRHPEILFNTSGRSTFSLIGFLIKFGFTKNDICWLFLHFPQVKVEKFVWNLGRAFELLFVIHMDALNVGIIIRKNFMLLGSRSVKKAKTLLNLNIGKKRLCETLIKNPLVLKNWVLREKSEQLHVTRLTTTLHSRMGRIRFLSSIGFTEDSKEMEKALKVFRGKGEELRERFDCLVKAGLGEEDVEQMIKACPKILNQTKEVIETKIRYLVNDLGYPVSSLMSFPGYIAYTMDRVKLRCSMYKWLVNQNAVRPTLRLSTIIGCTESYFEEKYVSKHPKGLVVWQEVKKTFSVK, encoded by the coding sequence ATGGGCCATTTCCATAAACTTAAATTACACCTTATTATCAGATGGGTTTCTTCTAATTTTTCCCCAAGCCCCCTTAAATCGTCACCAAATTACCCAATTTTTCGATATAATTTTCCATtgtattgtaattataatgTGCAGCATTATTCCAATTTAATTAGCCCAATGGATGTTAACTTTAATCAAATTGAAGATATTGATAATTCAAGCTGCAATAATGGTGAGGCAATGCCCAGAATTTCTCGGAGCACTCAGAAGGAGGCTCAAGGTGCATTGTTAGACTACTTGCATTCCACAAGAAATATACCCTTTCTGGATGCTCAGTATGTGAGTGAAAACTCCCCTTGTTTTTTGAGGAAGTTGGTAGATAATGTCAATAATGAGCCTGATATAAGGCGCGGCGTGGCTCGCTTCTTGCAATTTCGTACCATAAACGAGTTTGAACCTTTTTTTGAAAGTATAGGGTTGGAGCCTTGTGAGTTTGTTCCCCTCCTTCCAGGTGATTTGATGTTTTTGAGTGATGAGGATGGTTTGCTTGATAACTGCCATGTTTTGTATGATTATGGGGTTAGTCGTGGTAGTATAGGAAGGGTATATATGGGGGCCAGAGAGGTGTTTCGATATGGTAGTGGGGTTTTGGTTTCTAAGCTTCGAGATTTTGAGGAGCTCGGGCTAAGTAAATCCGTTATAGCTAAAGCTATTATCTACCATCCTAGTCTTTTGATTGATGGTGTGGGTAAAGAGTTTTTTAAGGTGGTGTCAAGGTTGCAGTTTATTGGTTGCGAATATGATTGGGTTGAGCAACATCTATTGGAGAATGCTTCCTACAATTGGATACAAATCTTTGAGTTGCTACAATTGCTTAATGATATAGGTTGTGAAAATAAGGAATTGGGGTATTTGTTGAGACGGCATCCAGAAATTCTATTTAATACTTCTGGTAGATCAACTTTTTCATTAATTGGGTTTCTGATTAAATTTGGATTCACTAAGAATGATATATGTTGGCTGTTTTTGCACTTTCCACAAGTCAAAGTTGAGAAATTTGTTTGGAATCTTGGACGTGCTTTTGAGTTACTTTTTGTGATACATATGGATGCTTTgaatgttggaattattattcGCAAAAATTTTATGTTACTGGGTTCACGGTCAGTGAAGAAAGCAAAAACTTTGCTAAATTTAAACATAGGAAAGAAACGCTTGTGCGAAACCTTAATAAAAAATCCGTTGGTGCTAAAGAATTgggttttgagagaaaaatccgAACAATTGCATGTGACTAGACTGACGACTACATTGCATTCTCGCATGGGTAGGATTAGGTTCTTGTCAAGTATTGGCTTCACAGAAGATTCAAAAGAAATGGAGAAGGCTTTAAAGGTATTCCGTGGAAAAGGAGAAGAACTCCGTGAAAGATTTGACTGTCTTGTCAAAGCAGGACTCGGTGAAGAGGATGTCGAACAGATGATCAAAGCGTGCCCGAAGATTCTCAATCAAACAAAGGAAGTTATTGAGACAAAGATAAGATATCTTGTTAATGATCTAGGCTATCCAGTGTCAAGTTTGATGTCTTTCCCAGGGTACATTGCATATACGATGGATAGGGTAAAGCTTAGATGTTCTATGTACAAGTGGCTTGTCAATCAAAACGCTGTTCGCCCTACATTGCGTTTGAGCACCATAATTGGATGCACAGAATCATATTTTGAGGAGAAGTATGTAAGTAAACATCCTAAAGGCCTTGTTGTGTGGCAGGAGGTTAAAAAGACATTTTCTGTCAAATAA
- the LOC110804019 gene encoding transcription termination factor MTEF18, mitochondrial isoform X2, which yields MDVNFNQIEDIDNSSCNNGEAMPRISRSTQKEAQGALLDYLHSTRNIPFLDAQYVSENSPCFLRKLVDNVNNEPDIRRGVARFLQFRTINEFEPFFESIGLEPCEFVPLLPGDLMFLSDEDGLLDNCHVLYDYGVSRGSIGRVYMGAREVFRYGSGVLVSKLRDFEELGLSKSVIAKAIIYHPSLLIDGVGKEFFKVVSRLQFIGCEYDWVEQHLLENASYNWIQIFELLQLLNDIGCENKELGYLLRRHPEILFNTSGRSTFSLIGFLIKFGFTKNDICWLFLHFPQVKVEKFVWNLGRAFELLFVIHMDALNVGIIIRKNFMLLGSRSVKKAKTLLNLNIGKKRLCETLIKNPLVLKNWVLREKSEQLHVTRLTTTLHSRMGRIRFLSSIGFTEDSKEMEKALKVFRGKGEELRERFDCLVKAGLGEEDVEQMIKACPKILNQTKEVIETKIRYLVNDLGYPVSSLMSFPGYIAYTMDRVKLRCSMYKWLVNQNAVRPTLRLSTIIGCTESYFEEKYVSKHPKGLVVWQEVKKTFSVK from the coding sequence ATGGATGTTAACTTTAATCAAATTGAAGATATTGATAATTCAAGCTGCAATAATGGTGAGGCAATGCCCAGAATTTCTCGGAGCACTCAGAAGGAGGCTCAAGGTGCATTGTTAGACTACTTGCATTCCACAAGAAATATACCCTTTCTGGATGCTCAGTATGTGAGTGAAAACTCCCCTTGTTTTTTGAGGAAGTTGGTAGATAATGTCAATAATGAGCCTGATATAAGGCGCGGCGTGGCTCGCTTCTTGCAATTTCGTACCATAAACGAGTTTGAACCTTTTTTTGAAAGTATAGGGTTGGAGCCTTGTGAGTTTGTTCCCCTCCTTCCAGGTGATTTGATGTTTTTGAGTGATGAGGATGGTTTGCTTGATAACTGCCATGTTTTGTATGATTATGGGGTTAGTCGTGGTAGTATAGGAAGGGTATATATGGGGGCCAGAGAGGTGTTTCGATATGGTAGTGGGGTTTTGGTTTCTAAGCTTCGAGATTTTGAGGAGCTCGGGCTAAGTAAATCCGTTATAGCTAAAGCTATTATCTACCATCCTAGTCTTTTGATTGATGGTGTGGGTAAAGAGTTTTTTAAGGTGGTGTCAAGGTTGCAGTTTATTGGTTGCGAATATGATTGGGTTGAGCAACATCTATTGGAGAATGCTTCCTACAATTGGATACAAATCTTTGAGTTGCTACAATTGCTTAATGATATAGGTTGTGAAAATAAGGAATTGGGGTATTTGTTGAGACGGCATCCAGAAATTCTATTTAATACTTCTGGTAGATCAACTTTTTCATTAATTGGGTTTCTGATTAAATTTGGATTCACTAAGAATGATATATGTTGGCTGTTTTTGCACTTTCCACAAGTCAAAGTTGAGAAATTTGTTTGGAATCTTGGACGTGCTTTTGAGTTACTTTTTGTGATACATATGGATGCTTTgaatgttggaattattattcGCAAAAATTTTATGTTACTGGGTTCACGGTCAGTGAAGAAAGCAAAAACTTTGCTAAATTTAAACATAGGAAAGAAACGCTTGTGCGAAACCTTAATAAAAAATCCGTTGGTGCTAAAGAATTgggttttgagagaaaaatccgAACAATTGCATGTGACTAGACTGACGACTACATTGCATTCTCGCATGGGTAGGATTAGGTTCTTGTCAAGTATTGGCTTCACAGAAGATTCAAAAGAAATGGAGAAGGCTTTAAAGGTATTCCGTGGAAAAGGAGAAGAACTCCGTGAAAGATTTGACTGTCTTGTCAAAGCAGGACTCGGTGAAGAGGATGTCGAACAGATGATCAAAGCGTGCCCGAAGATTCTCAATCAAACAAAGGAAGTTATTGAGACAAAGATAAGATATCTTGTTAATGATCTAGGCTATCCAGTGTCAAGTTTGATGTCTTTCCCAGGGTACATTGCATATACGATGGATAGGGTAAAGCTTAGATGTTCTATGTACAAGTGGCTTGTCAATCAAAACGCTGTTCGCCCTACATTGCGTTTGAGCACCATAATTGGATGCACAGAATCATATTTTGAGGAGAAGTATGTAAGTAAACATCCTAAAGGCCTTGTTGTGTGGCAGGAGGTTAAAAAGACATTTTCTGTCAAATAA
- the LOC110804029 gene encoding UBP1-associated protein 2A — protein sequence MEDMKKRKLDEVENGLISPASGERLRSLLEPLAKPQLVDLLVKLGSTYSPVAGEIMSLASADPVHRKLFVRGLAWNTTSETLCAAFIGHGEIEEGAVITDKATGKSRGYGFITYKNMDSAQDALKASSKLIDGRLTVCNLACEGLSSASTAPDQAQRKLYIGGLSPEITTEMLLSFFSRHGEIDEGSVAYDKDTNKSRGFGFVTYKTVDSAKKALDDPERTLGGRNITVKFADTKNKTTPSQFSSTPVPMIPPNASGYQQPGKAQAPLGYSYPQHMPSYPPVSTYTNPPAAAAPLPAMTPGQYPQGPQPSQVSYAPPPMKDTFGMPHSMPVGMSGYPYYSYMGKP from the exons ATGGAGGATATGAAGAAAAGAAAGCTTGAtgaagttgaaaatggtctaaTTTCTCCGGCTTCAGGTGAAAGGCTGCGTTCTTTGCTTGAACCGCTTGCTAAACCCCAGTTGGTTGATCTCCTTGTTAAGCT AGGGTCCACATATTCTCCAGTTGCAGGAGAAATTATGAGTCTTGCAAGTGCTGATCCTGTTCACAGAAAGCTATTTGTTCGTGGCTTGGCATGGAATACTACATCAGAAACCTTGTGTGCT GCTTTCATAGGGCATGGAGAAATTGAGGAAGGTGCTGTGATCACTGACAAAGCAACTGGCAAGTCCCGCGGTTATGGCTTTATTACTTATAAAAATATGGATTCGGCTCAGGATGCTCTTAAAGCATCTAGCAAATTAATCGAT GGTCGCTTGACTGTCTGCAACCTAGCATGTGAAGGCTTAAGCAGTGCAAGCACTGCACCTGATCAAGCACAGCGGAAACTTTACATAGGAGGCTTGTCACCAGAAATCACTACTGAGATGTTGCTTAGTTTTTTCAGCAGGCATGGTGAGATAGATGAAGGTTCTGTTGCATATGACAAAGATACAAACAAGTCTCG TGGTTTTGGGTTTGTTACATACAAGACAGTTGACTCTGCGAAGAAGGCCCTTGATGACCCAGAGAGAACCCTAGGG GGCCGAAACATTACAGTGAAGTTTGCTGATACGAAGAACAAAACAACTCCAAGTCAATTTTCCTCAACACCAGTTCCTATGATTCCTCCTAATGCAAGTGGATACCAACAGCCTGGGAAAGCACAGGCACCGCTTGGCTACAGTTACCCACAACACATGCCATCATATCCACCGGTATCTACTTACACTAATCCTCCAGCAGCAGCTGCACCTCTACCTGCAATGACACCAGGACAATATCCACAAGGACCACAACCATCCCAGGTTTCCTATGCACCGCCACCCATGAAAGACACATTTGGAATGCCACATTCTATGCCCGTTGGAATGTCAGGTTACCCATATTACAGTTACATGGGGAAACCCTGA